The proteins below come from a single uncultured Carboxylicivirga sp. genomic window:
- the hutI gene encoding imidazolonepropionase, producing the protein MNNLIIKNIKSLIQTEEQHRLYVSGNDMAKLPTIDDAWLEVKDGLIHNYGVMSHFAAQQFASDAKVIDASDRLVLPAWCDSHTHLVYPKSRDVEYVDKIKGFSYEEIAKRGGGILNSAKLMQTASEDQLFEDAMQRLQEIIRWGTGAVEIKSGYGLTLESELKMLRVIKRLKEASPLTIKATFLGAHSIPMEYRGKQEQYVDLIINEMLPAVAKEKLADYVDVFCDVGFFTVEDTDRILNAAAKYGLIPKIHANELDYSGGIQIGVQHKALSVDHLEFTGDDEIKVLKDSGTMPTILPGAAFFLNMAYAPARKMMDAGLPVALASDYNPGSSPSGNMQLIMSMGSVLYRMLPQEVINAVTKNTAYAMGVDKEVGSIMKGKKANLVITKPIPGIEYLPYAYGENKVETTILNGVIIK; encoded by the coding sequence ATGAATAACCTGATAATAAAAAATATTAAAAGCCTGATTCAAACCGAAGAGCAGCACCGTTTGTATGTTTCCGGAAACGATATGGCTAAGCTACCTACAATAGATGATGCCTGGCTGGAAGTAAAAGACGGACTGATCCACAATTATGGGGTGATGAGTCATTTTGCGGCTCAGCAATTTGCCAGCGATGCAAAAGTTATAGATGCATCTGATCGATTGGTTCTGCCAGCCTGGTGCGATTCGCATACACATTTGGTGTATCCCAAAAGCAGAGATGTAGAGTATGTTGATAAGATAAAAGGCTTTAGTTATGAGGAGATTGCCAAACGTGGTGGCGGTATTTTAAACTCGGCCAAGCTGATGCAGACAGCCAGCGAAGATCAATTGTTTGAAGATGCCATGCAACGACTTCAGGAGATTATCCGCTGGGGTACCGGAGCGGTAGAAATTAAGAGTGGCTACGGACTTACTTTAGAAAGCGAATTAAAGATGCTACGTGTGATCAAGCGATTGAAAGAAGCCTCTCCCCTCACCATCAAAGCAACTTTTTTGGGTGCTCATTCTATACCCATGGAATACCGTGGTAAGCAAGAACAATATGTTGATTTAATCATTAACGAGATGCTTCCGGCGGTAGCAAAAGAAAAGCTGGCCGACTATGTGGATGTGTTCTGCGATGTGGGCTTCTTTACTGTTGAAGATACCGACCGCATATTAAACGCAGCTGCCAAATACGGCCTCATTCCTAAGATTCATGCCAACGAGTTAGATTATTCAGGAGGCATACAGATAGGCGTTCAGCACAAAGCTTTATCGGTCGATCACCTTGAATTTACCGGCGACGACGAAATCAAGGTACTGAAAGATTCGGGAACCATGCCAACCATCCTGCCCGGAGCTGCTTTCTTCCTGAATATGGCCTATGCCCCGGCACGTAAAATGATGGATGCTGGTTTGCCCGTTGCATTAGCATCTGATTATAATCCGGGTTCGTCACCGTCGGGCAATATGCAGCTAATTATGTCCATGGGAAGTGTTCTGTACCGCATGCTACCCCAAGAGGTGATTAATGCAGTAACCAAAAACACGGCTTATGCCATGGGAGTTGACAAAGAAGTGGGTTCGATTATGAAAGGCAAAAAAGCCAACCTCGTAATCACCAAACCCATCCCCGGCATCGAATACCTGCCCTATGCCTATGGCGAAAATAAGGTGGAAACAACGATTTTAAATGGAGTTATTATTAAATAG
- the ftcD gene encoding glutamate formimidoyltransferase, translated as MQQLIECVPNFSEGCDMTIIEKITDEIKKIDGVKLIDVDPGQATNRTVITMVGTPDEVCEAAFQAVKKAQELIDMRHHKGAHPRFGATDVCPLVPVANISMEETVEYAHKLAERIGTELNIPIYCYEFAAKEDKRKNLASCREGEYEAVPKRIGTAEWKPDFGPDAWNESVAKSGVTAVGARNFLIAYNVNLNTTSTRRANAIAFDVRERGRVKREGNPVTGKIVIDEKGNPVMKPGMLKSVKGIGWFIEEYGVAQISMNLTDITVTPLHVAYDAVYERANARGVRVTGSEMVGVVPLQAMLDAGKYFLRKQERSTGIPEREIIKIAVKSMGLDELYPFDPDKKIIEYILKDDQKKLIDMNLTAFADETASESPAPGGGSISAYVGSLGAALGTMVANLSAHKRGWDDRWEEFSNWAEKGMAIQSELLRLVDEDTNAFNRIMDAFGLPKGTNEEKAARKQAIDDATRFAIEIPFKVMKKSYEAFEMIRAMAETGNPNSVTDAGVGALCVRSAVMGAYLNVKINASGLDDKSFVESILAEGKMIEEKAIKAEKEILEIVNQKIG; from the coding sequence ATGCAACAATTAATAGAATGCGTTCCAAACTTCAGCGAAGGATGCGATATGACCATCATCGAAAAAATAACCGATGAAATAAAAAAGATCGACGGTGTTAAACTGATTGATGTTGATCCGGGGCAAGCCACCAACCGTACTGTAATAACCATGGTAGGTACACCTGACGAAGTTTGCGAAGCCGCTTTTCAGGCAGTTAAAAAAGCACAAGAGCTGATTGATATGCGCCACCATAAAGGAGCCCATCCCCGCTTTGGTGCTACCGATGTTTGTCCGCTGGTTCCGGTGGCCAACATCAGCATGGAAGAAACCGTTGAATATGCTCACAAACTGGCTGAACGAATCGGAACGGAGTTAAATATTCCTATTTATTGCTACGAATTTGCAGCCAAAGAAGATAAACGTAAAAACCTGGCATCGTGCCGCGAAGGTGAATACGAAGCGGTTCCTAAACGTATTGGTACAGCTGAGTGGAAACCCGATTTTGGTCCAGATGCATGGAACGAGAGTGTTGCTAAATCGGGCGTTACGGCTGTTGGAGCCCGCAACTTTTTAATTGCTTATAATGTCAACCTCAACACCACTTCAACCCGTCGTGCCAACGCCATTGCTTTTGATGTGCGTGAGCGCGGACGCGTAAAACGCGAAGGTAATCCGGTAACCGGCAAAATTGTAATCGATGAAAAAGGTAATCCGGTGATGAAACCCGGTATGCTAAAATCGGTGAAAGGTATTGGTTGGTTTATTGAGGAATATGGCGTTGCTCAGATTTCGATGAACCTCACTGATATTACCGTTACTCCTTTGCATGTGGCTTACGATGCCGTTTACGAGCGTGCCAATGCCCGTGGAGTACGCGTAACCGGTTCTGAGATGGTGGGCGTGGTGCCTTTACAAGCTATGCTCGATGCCGGTAAATACTTCCTTCGCAAGCAAGAGCGTTCAACCGGTATACCTGAAAGAGAAATCATTAAGATAGCCGTTAAATCAATGGGGTTGGATGAGTTATATCCTTTCGATCCGGATAAAAAGATCATTGAATACATTCTGAAAGATGATCAGAAAAAGCTGATTGACATGAATCTGACTGCCTTTGCCGACGAAACAGCATCGGAATCGCCTGCTCCGGGCGGAGGCTCCATCTCTGCTTATGTAGGATCGTTGGGTGCTGCTTTGGGAACCATGGTTGCCAATCTATCGGCTCACAAACGAGGCTGGGACGATCGTTGGGAAGAGTTCAGCAACTGGGCCGAAAAAGGCATGGCTATCCAAAGCGAATTATTGCGTTTGGTTGACGAAGACACCAATGCCTTCAATCGTATTATGGATGCTTTTGGTTTGCCCAAGGGAACCAACGAGGAAAAAGCAGCGCGCAAACAAGCCATCGATGATGCCACTCGCTTTGCCATTGAAATACCATTTAAGGTGATGAAAAAATCGTACGAAGCATTTGAAATGATACGTGCAATGGCCGAAACGGGCAATCCTAATTCAGTTACTGATGCCGGAGTTGGTGCTTTATGCGTAAGAAGTGCCGTGATGGGTGCCTACCTGAATGTGAAGATCAACGCCTCTGGTTTGGATGATAAAAGCTTTGTTGAGAGCATTCTGGCCGAAGGAAAAATGATTGAAGAAAAAGCCATTAAAGCCGAAAAAGAGATTCTGGAAATAGTAAATCAGAAGATCGGATAG
- a CDS encoding PAS domain-containing sensor histidine kinase, giving the protein MPCCITNLKGDLLKVNKEWENVWVKESGAKYCTNIVELIHQEEFNQKWDQLLSQNNNSNYTYQLKNKNSNYKAINIDLKQIQDYVFVIGNLVEYKKDVDADAVKVSIDNNINGIVWISQAGVIQYANKTFCNNLKYTQEELSHLKIFDLDRNLTEKVFKTDWYTFFLKDADISSCLYSEFAGKNGEALSVEIHIVSTKETRAKGLVILYVKFIQKDNESTQYKDKLHIALEYITEGIYWGNLYDIHFQYVNNGACNMLGYTKDELRKLSIFDVDIDFIEDDQRFNLDEFYATKGMKNISFEARHRKKNGEIIPVDVNSLFVWINSKPYALSFVRDITEQKNYEMTILKNERILRESQRVAKIGNFELSYKDRTVVWSDEVYHIFGYDKGELELDFDTLAAIMPEEDYFSVRLVIEKAAQENCFYEHEHRAVKKNGEVIYVFVSGFVEVDGNNNLNRVYGVIQDITDRHNYQKLLIEAKEKAEQSDVFKSTFIANVSHEIRTPMNAIIGFSTILKNGGNTPEEIEKYLDIIHNSGEHLLELINDIIDISKIESGQIKIVKSKVHIIDLLGELHEFFTSYLVTRGKDHLALAFNCADVSMEVETDEMRLKQILINLISNAIKFTDEGFVKVNCKRENDYLKFSVIDSGIGIPEDKRQLVFERFQQAKTTTEKIYGGTGLGLAIAKACVDLLGGQINIKSDVEKGAHFYFTIKI; this is encoded by the coding sequence ATCAATTACTCTCACAGAATAACAACTCTAATTATACTTATCAACTAAAAAATAAGAATTCAAATTACAAGGCCATAAACATCGATTTAAAACAGATTCAGGATTATGTGTTTGTTATAGGCAATTTAGTTGAGTACAAAAAAGATGTTGATGCCGATGCCGTTAAAGTATCAATCGATAATAATATTAATGGTATTGTTTGGATAAGTCAGGCGGGTGTTATTCAATACGCAAATAAAACTTTTTGTAATAATTTAAAATACACTCAAGAGGAGTTAAGCCATTTAAAAATATTTGATTTAGACCGAAATCTGACAGAAAAAGTATTTAAAACCGATTGGTATACATTTTTTTTGAAAGATGCAGATATATCATCATGTTTGTATTCTGAGTTTGCCGGAAAGAATGGTGAGGCTTTGTCGGTAGAAATTCATATTGTTTCAACAAAGGAGACTCGTGCAAAAGGATTGGTAATTCTATATGTGAAATTTATACAAAAGGACAATGAAAGTACACAGTATAAGGATAAGTTGCATATAGCTCTTGAATATATAACAGAAGGTATTTATTGGGGTAATTTATATGATATCCATTTTCAATATGTGAATAACGGAGCTTGCAATATGCTGGGATATACCAAAGATGAGTTGCGCAAGCTATCTATTTTTGATGTTGATATTGATTTTATTGAGGATGATCAACGCTTCAATCTGGATGAATTTTATGCCACAAAAGGGATGAAGAATATCTCGTTTGAAGCCCGCCATCGGAAAAAGAATGGAGAAATAATACCTGTAGACGTTAATAGTCTTTTTGTGTGGATAAATTCAAAGCCCTATGCTTTAAGTTTTGTACGAGATATTACAGAACAGAAGAATTATGAAATGACAATTCTTAAAAACGAACGAATACTGCGAGAATCGCAACGTGTTGCTAAAATAGGTAATTTCGAACTTTCGTATAAAGATAGAACAGTTGTTTGGAGTGATGAAGTGTACCATATATTTGGGTATGATAAAGGGGAGTTGGAATTGGATTTTGATACGCTTGCAGCTATTATGCCGGAGGAGGATTATTTTAGTGTTCGATTGGTTATTGAAAAAGCAGCTCAAGAAAATTGTTTTTACGAACATGAACATCGAGCTGTAAAGAAAAACGGTGAAGTTATTTATGTTTTTGTGAGTGGTTTTGTAGAGGTGGATGGCAATAATAATCTTAACAGAGTATATGGTGTTATACAGGATATTACCGATAGACATAATTACCAAAAACTCTTAATTGAGGCCAAAGAAAAAGCAGAGCAGAGTGATGTTTTTAAATCAACATTTATTGCTAATGTAAGTCACGAGATACGCACTCCGATGAATGCTATTATTGGTTTTTCAACTATACTTAAAAACGGAGGCAATACCCCTGAAGAAATAGAAAAGTATTTAGATATTATCCATAATAGTGGAGAGCATCTTTTGGAGTTAATCAACGATATAATTGATATTTCAAAAATTGAATCAGGGCAGATTAAAATTGTAAAAAGTAAAGTTCATATTATTGATCTTTTGGGTGAATTGCATGAGTTTTTTACATCTTATTTAGTTACACGAGGCAAAGATCATTTAGCACTTGCATTTAATTGTGCAGATGTAAGTATGGAGGTTGAAACGGACGAAATGAGGTTGAAGCAAATCCTGATCAATTTAATTAGTAATGCAATAAAATTTACCGACGAAGGTTTTGTTAAAGTGAATTGTAAAAGAGAAAACGATTACTTGAAATTTAGTGTTATTGATTCGGGAATTGGTATACCCGAAGATAAACGGCAACTCGTATTTGAGCGCTTTCAACAAGCCAAAACAACTACAGAAAAAATATACGGAGGAACCGGATTAGGCCTTGCCATTGCAAAAGCATGTGTTGATTTATTAGGGGGGCAGATTAATATAAAATCAGACGTTGAAAAAGGCGCCCATTTTTATTTTACAATTAAAATTTAA